The following proteins come from a genomic window of Pseudomonas hygromyciniae:
- a CDS encoding acyltransferase gives MKHRTIHSPDLRDRLPALASELGVSLEDLQDGLAWCLANEVVFEEGEGSNKLFWMTSFDVEPTIGHPVARRLFHRMKQDVPAQFLPIYGKNLATLKDRWRSAWDMAYNILINKIPSHHIRIGWLRLGGAKIGKGSSLWRNTEVLGIHNLRVGDDTVIGWHCQVDARSGLVIGNHVAIASHVLIIAGSHDLQAPEFWSISGAIYIDDYVWIGSRALIGFGTHLCEGSVVTANTVVAKTVAPYKIVGGTGAKVMGERVRGLNYKVGGKGLFTLFH, from the coding sequence ATGAAACATCGCACTATTCACTCCCCCGACCTGCGTGACCGCCTGCCCGCCCTGGCCAGCGAACTCGGCGTGAGCCTGGAAGACTTGCAAGATGGCTTGGCCTGGTGCCTGGCCAACGAGGTGGTTTTTGAAGAAGGCGAAGGCAGCAACAAACTCTTCTGGATGACCTCCTTCGACGTAGAACCGACCATTGGACATCCGGTGGCACGCCGCTTGTTCCATCGCATGAAACAGGATGTTCCAGCGCAGTTCCTGCCGATCTATGGCAAGAACCTGGCAACCCTCAAGGACCGCTGGCGCAGCGCCTGGGACATGGCCTACAACATCCTGATCAACAAGATCCCCAGCCACCACATCCGTATCGGCTGGCTGCGCCTGGGCGGCGCGAAGATCGGCAAGGGCTCCAGCCTGTGGCGCAACACCGAGGTGCTGGGCATCCACAACCTCAGAGTGGGTGACGACACGGTGATCGGCTGGCATTGCCAGGTGGATGCGCGCTCTGGCCTGGTGATCGGCAACCATGTGGCGATTGCCTCCCATGTACTGATCATCGCTGGCAGCCATGATTTGCAGGCGCCGGAGTTCTGGTCGATTTCCGGGGCGATTTATATCGACGACTACGTGTGGATCGGTAGCCGGGCGCTGATCGGTTTCGGCACCCATCTGTGCGAAGGCTCGGTGGTGACCGCCAATACCGTGGTGGCCAAAACCGTTGCGCCGTACAAAATTGTCGGTGGCACCGGCGCCAAAGTCATGGGCGAACGCGTTCGCGGGCTGAACTACAAGGTGGGTGGCAAGGGCCTGTTCACCCTGTTCCACTGA
- a CDS encoding O-antigen ligase family protein, with protein sequence MLPGKLVSLLLGLVFGGLLLALPPMKVFMIVVGVGVALTLIRKPLWGLLIFAVLATSIPYTTLQLGIRTTISEAVLGLTWAGVFWQSFIGKTRGFMVWRPTERALMWLMLFSTIPFIWGMIIIHAEGNGPVNWVRWLMNLSLLFIVPLLLRTDADRDKVVVALLLGNLAMLLLSIFMFLKTRNAMSMIDILTDLKYAHPEAVKDIFSANYKRMASPWVHPNLTGGVLVLFIPLALFYGWTRTGWRRALGLAVAVLGCAGLLLSISRGAIVALALILIWLTYKRVPNSGRIIGIGVAFVIALVMFYPPLQDRLMTMFSTTNASTEIRFDEYAGFPKVMAKYPLGIGFKIDPPVPGSNLLGISNLWLNFIYKIGIPGMLLFIAVTVLWWREVRPLGSVRKVTADNALWLGCVCGVLAALLTGIFDHYFSFTFVLIALFWLLMGISLQQVRLSPTITAPVSVPKDSQP encoded by the coding sequence ATGCTGCCAGGAAAACTCGTTAGTCTGCTCCTGGGCCTGGTCTTCGGTGGCTTGCTGTTGGCACTGCCGCCGATGAAGGTCTTTATGATCGTGGTCGGCGTGGGCGTGGCGCTGACCCTGATCCGCAAACCCTTGTGGGGGCTGCTGATCTTTGCCGTCTTGGCCACCAGTATTCCCTACACCACCTTGCAGTTGGGGATCCGCACCACCATCAGCGAAGCCGTGCTGGGCCTGACCTGGGCCGGGGTGTTCTGGCAATCGTTCATCGGCAAGACCCGTGGTTTCATGGTCTGGCGCCCCACCGAACGGGCATTGATGTGGCTGATGCTATTCAGCACCATCCCGTTTATCTGGGGCATGATCATCATCCACGCCGAGGGCAATGGGCCGGTCAACTGGGTACGCTGGCTGATGAACCTGTCGCTGCTGTTTATCGTGCCGCTGCTGCTGCGCACCGATGCCGACCGCGACAAAGTGGTAGTCGCCCTGCTGCTGGGCAACCTGGCGATGCTGTTGCTGTCGATCTTCATGTTCCTCAAGACGCGCAACGCGATGTCGATGATCGACATCCTCACCGACCTCAAATACGCCCACCCCGAGGCGGTGAAGGACATCTTCTCGGCCAACTACAAGCGCATGGCCTCGCCTTGGGTTCACCCGAACCTGACCGGTGGCGTGTTGGTGCTGTTTATCCCGCTGGCGCTGTTCTACGGCTGGACCCGCACCGGCTGGCGCCGCGCCCTGGGCCTGGCGGTGGCCGTGCTCGGTTGCGCCGGGCTGCTGCTGAGTATCTCCCGGGGCGCGATTGTGGCCCTCGCGCTGATCCTGATCTGGCTGACCTATAAGCGTGTGCCCAACAGCGGGCGGATTATCGGCATCGGCGTCGCCTTTGTGATCGCCCTGGTGATGTTCTATCCGCCGTTGCAGGACCGTTTGATGACGATGTTCTCGACCACCAACGCCAGTACCGAGATCCGCTTCGACGAGTACGCCGGGTTCCCCAAAGTAATGGCCAAGTACCCACTAGGCATCGGCTTCAAGATCGACCCACCGGTGCCGGGCAGCAACTTGCTGGGGATTTCCAACCTGTGGCTGAACTTCATCTACAAGATCGGCATTCCCGGGATGCTGCTGTTTATCGCCGTCACCGTGTTGTGGTGGCGTGAGGTTCGGCCGCTGGGCTCGGTGCGCAAAGTCACCGCCGACAACGCGCTGTGGCTGGGCTGCGTGTGCGGCGTGCTGGCGGCGCTGCTGACCGGGATTTTCGACCACTACTTCAGCTTCACCTTTGTATTGATCGCGCTGTTCTGGCTGTTGATGGGCATCAGCCTGCAACAGGTGCGCCTGAGCCCGACCATTACCGCTCCTGTTTCCGTGCCAAAGGATAGCCAACCATGA